One region of Tamandua tetradactyla isolate mTamTet1 chromosome 6, mTamTet1.pri, whole genome shotgun sequence genomic DNA includes:
- the ZNF207 gene encoding BUB3-interacting and GLEBS motif-containing protein ZNF207 isoform X5 translates to MGRKKKKQLKPWCWYCNRDFDDEKILIQHQKAKHFKCHICHKKLYTGPGLAIHCMQVHKETIDAVPNAIPGRTDIELEIYGMEGIPEKDMDERRRLLEQKTQAESQKKKQQDDSDEYDDDDSAASTSFQPQPVQPQQGYIPPMAQPGLPPVPGAPGMPPGIPPLMPGVPPLMPGMPPVMPGMPPGLHHQRKYTQSFCGENIMMPMGGMMPPGPGIPPLMPGMPPGMPPPVPRPGIPPMTQAQAVSAPGILNRPPAPTATVPAPQPPVTKPLFPSAGQAQAAVQGPVGTDFKPLNSTPATTTEPPKPTFPAYTQSTASTTSTTNSTAAKPVTSITSKPATLTTTSATSKLIHPDEDISLEERRAQLPKYQRNLPRPGQAPIGNPPVGPIGGMMPPQPGIPQQQGMRPPMPPHGQYGGHHQGMPGYLPGAMPPYGQGPPMVPPYQGGPPRPPMGMRPPVMSQGGRY, encoded by the exons ATGGGGCGCAAGAAGAAGAAGCAGCTGAAGCCGTGGTGCTG GTATTGTAATAGAGATTTTGATGATGAGAAGATCCTTATACAGCACCAAAAGGCAAAGCATTTTAAATGCCATATATGTCACAAGAAATTGTACACAGGACCTGGCTTAGCTATTCATTGCATGCAG gtTCATAAGGAGACAATAGATGCCGTACCAAACGCAATACCTGGGAGAACAGACATAGAGTTGGAGATATATGGTATGGAAGgtattccagaaaaagacatgGATGAAAGACGACGACTTCTTGAACAGAAAACGCAAG CAGAGAGtcaaaaaaagaagcaacaagATGATTCTGATGAATATGATGATGATGACTCAGCAGCTTCAACTTCATTTCAACCGCAACCTGTTCAACCTCAACAAGGTTATATCCCCCCAATGGCACAGCCAGGATTGCCACCAGTTCCAGGAGCCCCAGGGATGCCTCCAG GCATACCTCCATTAATGCCAGGTGTTCCTCCTCTGATGCCAGGAATGCCACCAGTTATGCCAGGCATGCCACCTGG ATTGCATCATCAGAGAAAATACACCCAGTCATTTTGCGGTGAAAACAT AATGATGCCGATGGGTGGAATGATGCCACCTGGACCAGGAATACCACCTCTGATGCCTGGTATGCCACCAG GTATGCCCCCACCTGTTCCACGTCCTGGGATTCCTCCAATGACTCAAGCACAGGCCGTTTCAGCACCAGGTATTCTTAATAGACCACCTGCACCAACAGCAACAGTTCCTGCTCCACAGCCTCCAGTTACGAAGCCTCTTTTTCCCAGTGCTGGGCAG GCCCAGGCAGCTGTTCAAGGACCTGTTGGTACAGATTTCAAGCCCTTAAATAGTACCCCTGCAACAACTACAGAACCCCCAAAGCCTACATTCCCTGCTTATACACAGTCTACAGCTTCAACCACTAGTACAACAAATAGCACTGCAGCTAAACCAGTCACTTCAATAACAAGTAAGCCTGCCACACTTACAACAACCAGTGCAACCAGTAAGTTGATCCATCCAGATGAGGATATATCACTG GAAGAGAGAAGGGCACAGTTACCTAAATATCAGCGTAATCTTCCTCGACCAGGACAGGCCCCCATCGGTAATCCACCAGTTGGACCAATTGGAGGTATGATGCCACCACAGCCAGGCATCCCACAGCAACAAGGAATGAGACCCCCAATGCCACCTCATG GTCAATATGGTGGTCATCATCAAGGCATGCCAGGTTATCTTCCTGGTGCTATGCCACCGTATGGTCAGGGACCGCCAATGGTGCCCCCTTACCAAGGTGGGCCTCCTCGACCTCCGATGGGAATGAGACCTCCTGTAATGTCGCAAGGTGGCCGTTACTGA
- the ZNF207 gene encoding BUB3-interacting and GLEBS motif-containing protein ZNF207 isoform X1, which yields MGRKKKKQLKPWCWYCNRDFDDEKILIQHQKAKHFKCHICHKKLYTGPGLAIHCMQVHKETIDAVPNAIPGRTDIELEIYGMEGIPEKDMDERRRLLEQKTQAESQKKKQQDDSDEYDDDDSAASTSFQPQPVQPQQGYIPPMAQPGLPPVPGAPGMPPGIPPLMPGVPPLMPGMPPVMPGMPPGLHHQRKYTQSFCGENIMMPMGGMMPPGPGIPPLMPGMPPGMPPPVPRPGIPPMTQAQAVSAPGILNRPPAPTATVPAPQPPVTKPLFPSAGQMGTPVTSSSTASSNSESLSASSKALFPSTAQAQAAVQGPVGTDFKPLNSTPATTTEPPKPTFPAYTQSTASTTSTTNSTAAKPVTSITSKPATLTTTSATSKLIHPDEDISLEERRAQLPKYQRNLPRPGQAPIGNPPVGPIGGMMPPQPGIPQQQGMRPPMPPHGQYGGHHQGMPGYLPGAMPPYGQGPPMVPPYQGGPPRPPMGMRPPVMSQGGRY from the exons ATGGGGCGCAAGAAGAAGAAGCAGCTGAAGCCGTGGTGCTG GTATTGTAATAGAGATTTTGATGATGAGAAGATCCTTATACAGCACCAAAAGGCAAAGCATTTTAAATGCCATATATGTCACAAGAAATTGTACACAGGACCTGGCTTAGCTATTCATTGCATGCAG gtTCATAAGGAGACAATAGATGCCGTACCAAACGCAATACCTGGGAGAACAGACATAGAGTTGGAGATATATGGTATGGAAGgtattccagaaaaagacatgGATGAAAGACGACGACTTCTTGAACAGAAAACGCAAG CAGAGAGtcaaaaaaagaagcaacaagATGATTCTGATGAATATGATGATGATGACTCAGCAGCTTCAACTTCATTTCAACCGCAACCTGTTCAACCTCAACAAGGTTATATCCCCCCAATGGCACAGCCAGGATTGCCACCAGTTCCAGGAGCCCCAGGGATGCCTCCAG GCATACCTCCATTAATGCCAGGTGTTCCTCCTCTGATGCCAGGAATGCCACCAGTTATGCCAGGCATGCCACCTGG ATTGCATCATCAGAGAAAATACACCCAGTCATTTTGCGGTGAAAACAT AATGATGCCGATGGGTGGAATGATGCCACCTGGACCAGGAATACCACCTCTGATGCCTGGTATGCCACCAG GTATGCCCCCACCTGTTCCACGTCCTGGGATTCCTCCAATGACTCAAGCACAGGCCGTTTCAGCACCAGGTATTCTTAATAGACCACCTGCACCAACAGCAACAGTTCCTGCTCCACAGCCTCCAGTTACGAAGCCTCTTTTTCCCAGTGCTGGGCAG ATGGGGACACCTGTAACAAGCTCAAGTACAGCTTCATCCAATTCAGAAAGTCTGTCTGCATCTTCTAAAGCTCTGTTTCCTAGCACAGCACAA GCCCAGGCAGCTGTTCAAGGACCTGTTGGTACAGATTTCAAGCCCTTAAATAGTACCCCTGCAACAACTACAGAACCCCCAAAGCCTACATTCCCTGCTTATACACAGTCTACAGCTTCAACCACTAGTACAACAAATAGCACTGCAGCTAAACCAGTCACTTCAATAACAAGTAAGCCTGCCACACTTACAACAACCAGTGCAACCAGTAAGTTGATCCATCCAGATGAGGATATATCACTG GAAGAGAGAAGGGCACAGTTACCTAAATATCAGCGTAATCTTCCTCGACCAGGACAGGCCCCCATCGGTAATCCACCAGTTGGACCAATTGGAGGTATGATGCCACCACAGCCAGGCATCCCACAGCAACAAGGAATGAGACCCCCAATGCCACCTCATG GTCAATATGGTGGTCATCATCAAGGCATGCCAGGTTATCTTCCTGGTGCTATGCCACCGTATGGTCAGGGACCGCCAATGGTGCCCCCTTACCAAGGTGGGCCTCCTCGACCTCCGATGGGAATGAGACCTCCTGTAATGTCGCAAGGTGGCCGTTACTGA
- the ZNF207 gene encoding BUB3-interacting and GLEBS motif-containing protein ZNF207 isoform X6, with translation MGRKKKKQLKPWCWYCNRDFDDEKILIQHQKAKHFKCHICHKKLYTGPGLAIHCMQVHKETIDAVPNAIPGRTDIELEIYGMEGIPEKDMDERRRLLEQKTQESQKKKQQDDSDEYDDDDSAASTSFQPQPVQPQQGYIPPMAQPGLPPVPGAPGMPPGIPPLMPGVPPLMPGMPPVMPGMPPGLHHQRKYTQSFCGENIMMPMGGMMPPGPGIPPLMPGMPPGMPPPVPRPGIPPMTQAQAVSAPGILNRPPAPTATVPAPQPPVTKPLFPSAGQAQAAVQGPVGTDFKPLNSTPATTTEPPKPTFPAYTQSTASTTSTTNSTAAKPVTSITSKPATLTTTSATSKLIHPDEDISLEERRAQLPKYQRNLPRPGQAPIGNPPVGPIGGMMPPQPGIPQQQGMRPPMPPHGQYGGHHQGMPGYLPGAMPPYGQGPPMVPPYQGGPPRPPMGMRPPVMSQGGRY, from the exons ATGGGGCGCAAGAAGAAGAAGCAGCTGAAGCCGTGGTGCTG GTATTGTAATAGAGATTTTGATGATGAGAAGATCCTTATACAGCACCAAAAGGCAAAGCATTTTAAATGCCATATATGTCACAAGAAATTGTACACAGGACCTGGCTTAGCTATTCATTGCATGCAG gtTCATAAGGAGACAATAGATGCCGTACCAAACGCAATACCTGGGAGAACAGACATAGAGTTGGAGATATATGGTATGGAAGgtattccagaaaaagacatgGATGAAAGACGACGACTTCTTGAACAGAAAACGCAAG AGAGtcaaaaaaagaagcaacaagATGATTCTGATGAATATGATGATGATGACTCAGCAGCTTCAACTTCATTTCAACCGCAACCTGTTCAACCTCAACAAGGTTATATCCCCCCAATGGCACAGCCAGGATTGCCACCAGTTCCAGGAGCCCCAGGGATGCCTCCAG GCATACCTCCATTAATGCCAGGTGTTCCTCCTCTGATGCCAGGAATGCCACCAGTTATGCCAGGCATGCCACCTGG ATTGCATCATCAGAGAAAATACACCCAGTCATTTTGCGGTGAAAACAT AATGATGCCGATGGGTGGAATGATGCCACCTGGACCAGGAATACCACCTCTGATGCCTGGTATGCCACCAG GTATGCCCCCACCTGTTCCACGTCCTGGGATTCCTCCAATGACTCAAGCACAGGCCGTTTCAGCACCAGGTATTCTTAATAGACCACCTGCACCAACAGCAACAGTTCCTGCTCCACAGCCTCCAGTTACGAAGCCTCTTTTTCCCAGTGCTGGGCAG GCCCAGGCAGCTGTTCAAGGACCTGTTGGTACAGATTTCAAGCCCTTAAATAGTACCCCTGCAACAACTACAGAACCCCCAAAGCCTACATTCCCTGCTTATACACAGTCTACAGCTTCAACCACTAGTACAACAAATAGCACTGCAGCTAAACCAGTCACTTCAATAACAAGTAAGCCTGCCACACTTACAACAACCAGTGCAACCAGTAAGTTGATCCATCCAGATGAGGATATATCACTG GAAGAGAGAAGGGCACAGTTACCTAAATATCAGCGTAATCTTCCTCGACCAGGACAGGCCCCCATCGGTAATCCACCAGTTGGACCAATTGGAGGTATGATGCCACCACAGCCAGGCATCCCACAGCAACAAGGAATGAGACCCCCAATGCCACCTCATG GTCAATATGGTGGTCATCATCAAGGCATGCCAGGTTATCTTCCTGGTGCTATGCCACCGTATGGTCAGGGACCGCCAATGGTGCCCCCTTACCAAGGTGGGCCTCCTCGACCTCCGATGGGAATGAGACCTCCTGTAATGTCGCAAGGTGGCCGTTACTGA
- the ZNF207 gene encoding BUB3-interacting and GLEBS motif-containing protein ZNF207 isoform X4, translating into MGRKKKKQLKPWCWYCNRDFDDEKILIQHQKAKHFKCHICHKKLYTGPGLAIHCMQVHKETIDAVPNAIPGRTDIELEIYGMEGIPEKDMDERRRLLEQKTQESQKKKQQDDSDEYDDDDSAASTSFQPQPVQPQQGYIPPMAQPGLPPVPGAPGMPPGIPPLMPGVPPLMPGMPPVMPGMPPGMMPMGGMMPPGPGIPPLMPGMPPGMPPPVPRPGIPPMTQAQAVSAPGILNRPPAPTATVPAPQPPVTKPLFPSAGQMGTPVTSSSTASSNSESLSASSKALFPSTAQAQAAVQGPVGTDFKPLNSTPATTTEPPKPTFPAYTQSTASTTSTTNSTAAKPVTSITSKPATLTTTSATSKLIHPDEDISLEERRAQLPKYQRNLPRPGQAPIGNPPVGPIGGMMPPQPGIPQQQGMRPPMPPHGQYGGHHQGMPGYLPGAMPPYGQGPPMVPPYQGGPPRPPMGMRPPVMSQGGRY; encoded by the exons ATGGGGCGCAAGAAGAAGAAGCAGCTGAAGCCGTGGTGCTG GTATTGTAATAGAGATTTTGATGATGAGAAGATCCTTATACAGCACCAAAAGGCAAAGCATTTTAAATGCCATATATGTCACAAGAAATTGTACACAGGACCTGGCTTAGCTATTCATTGCATGCAG gtTCATAAGGAGACAATAGATGCCGTACCAAACGCAATACCTGGGAGAACAGACATAGAGTTGGAGATATATGGTATGGAAGgtattccagaaaaagacatgGATGAAAGACGACGACTTCTTGAACAGAAAACGCAAG AGAGtcaaaaaaagaagcaacaagATGATTCTGATGAATATGATGATGATGACTCAGCAGCTTCAACTTCATTTCAACCGCAACCTGTTCAACCTCAACAAGGTTATATCCCCCCAATGGCACAGCCAGGATTGCCACCAGTTCCAGGAGCCCCAGGGATGCCTCCAG GCATACCTCCATTAATGCCAGGTGTTCCTCCTCTGATGCCAGGAATGCCACCAGTTATGCCAGGCATGCCACCTGG AATGATGCCGATGGGTGGAATGATGCCACCTGGACCAGGAATACCACCTCTGATGCCTGGTATGCCACCAG GTATGCCCCCACCTGTTCCACGTCCTGGGATTCCTCCAATGACTCAAGCACAGGCCGTTTCAGCACCAGGTATTCTTAATAGACCACCTGCACCAACAGCAACAGTTCCTGCTCCACAGCCTCCAGTTACGAAGCCTCTTTTTCCCAGTGCTGGGCAG ATGGGGACACCTGTAACAAGCTCAAGTACAGCTTCATCCAATTCAGAAAGTCTGTCTGCATCTTCTAAAGCTCTGTTTCCTAGCACAGCACAA GCCCAGGCAGCTGTTCAAGGACCTGTTGGTACAGATTTCAAGCCCTTAAATAGTACCCCTGCAACAACTACAGAACCCCCAAAGCCTACATTCCCTGCTTATACACAGTCTACAGCTTCAACCACTAGTACAACAAATAGCACTGCAGCTAAACCAGTCACTTCAATAACAAGTAAGCCTGCCACACTTACAACAACCAGTGCAACCAGTAAGTTGATCCATCCAGATGAGGATATATCACTG GAAGAGAGAAGGGCACAGTTACCTAAATATCAGCGTAATCTTCCTCGACCAGGACAGGCCCCCATCGGTAATCCACCAGTTGGACCAATTGGAGGTATGATGCCACCACAGCCAGGCATCCCACAGCAACAAGGAATGAGACCCCCAATGCCACCTCATG GTCAATATGGTGGTCATCATCAAGGCATGCCAGGTTATCTTCCTGGTGCTATGCCACCGTATGGTCAGGGACCGCCAATGGTGCCCCCTTACCAAGGTGGGCCTCCTCGACCTCCGATGGGAATGAGACCTCCTGTAATGTCGCAAGGTGGCCGTTACTGA
- the ZNF207 gene encoding BUB3-interacting and GLEBS motif-containing protein ZNF207 isoform X2, with the protein MGRKKKKQLKPWCWYCNRDFDDEKILIQHQKAKHFKCHICHKKLYTGPGLAIHCMQVHKETIDAVPNAIPGRTDIELEIYGMEGIPEKDMDERRRLLEQKTQESQKKKQQDDSDEYDDDDSAASTSFQPQPVQPQQGYIPPMAQPGLPPVPGAPGMPPGIPPLMPGVPPLMPGMPPVMPGMPPGLHHQRKYTQSFCGENIMMPMGGMMPPGPGIPPLMPGMPPGMPPPVPRPGIPPMTQAQAVSAPGILNRPPAPTATVPAPQPPVTKPLFPSAGQMGTPVTSSSTASSNSESLSASSKALFPSTAQAQAAVQGPVGTDFKPLNSTPATTTEPPKPTFPAYTQSTASTTSTTNSTAAKPVTSITSKPATLTTTSATSKLIHPDEDISLEERRAQLPKYQRNLPRPGQAPIGNPPVGPIGGMMPPQPGIPQQQGMRPPMPPHGQYGGHHQGMPGYLPGAMPPYGQGPPMVPPYQGGPPRPPMGMRPPVMSQGGRY; encoded by the exons ATGGGGCGCAAGAAGAAGAAGCAGCTGAAGCCGTGGTGCTG GTATTGTAATAGAGATTTTGATGATGAGAAGATCCTTATACAGCACCAAAAGGCAAAGCATTTTAAATGCCATATATGTCACAAGAAATTGTACACAGGACCTGGCTTAGCTATTCATTGCATGCAG gtTCATAAGGAGACAATAGATGCCGTACCAAACGCAATACCTGGGAGAACAGACATAGAGTTGGAGATATATGGTATGGAAGgtattccagaaaaagacatgGATGAAAGACGACGACTTCTTGAACAGAAAACGCAAG AGAGtcaaaaaaagaagcaacaagATGATTCTGATGAATATGATGATGATGACTCAGCAGCTTCAACTTCATTTCAACCGCAACCTGTTCAACCTCAACAAGGTTATATCCCCCCAATGGCACAGCCAGGATTGCCACCAGTTCCAGGAGCCCCAGGGATGCCTCCAG GCATACCTCCATTAATGCCAGGTGTTCCTCCTCTGATGCCAGGAATGCCACCAGTTATGCCAGGCATGCCACCTGG ATTGCATCATCAGAGAAAATACACCCAGTCATTTTGCGGTGAAAACAT AATGATGCCGATGGGTGGAATGATGCCACCTGGACCAGGAATACCACCTCTGATGCCTGGTATGCCACCAG GTATGCCCCCACCTGTTCCACGTCCTGGGATTCCTCCAATGACTCAAGCACAGGCCGTTTCAGCACCAGGTATTCTTAATAGACCACCTGCACCAACAGCAACAGTTCCTGCTCCACAGCCTCCAGTTACGAAGCCTCTTTTTCCCAGTGCTGGGCAG ATGGGGACACCTGTAACAAGCTCAAGTACAGCTTCATCCAATTCAGAAAGTCTGTCTGCATCTTCTAAAGCTCTGTTTCCTAGCACAGCACAA GCCCAGGCAGCTGTTCAAGGACCTGTTGGTACAGATTTCAAGCCCTTAAATAGTACCCCTGCAACAACTACAGAACCCCCAAAGCCTACATTCCCTGCTTATACACAGTCTACAGCTTCAACCACTAGTACAACAAATAGCACTGCAGCTAAACCAGTCACTTCAATAACAAGTAAGCCTGCCACACTTACAACAACCAGTGCAACCAGTAAGTTGATCCATCCAGATGAGGATATATCACTG GAAGAGAGAAGGGCACAGTTACCTAAATATCAGCGTAATCTTCCTCGACCAGGACAGGCCCCCATCGGTAATCCACCAGTTGGACCAATTGGAGGTATGATGCCACCACAGCCAGGCATCCCACAGCAACAAGGAATGAGACCCCCAATGCCACCTCATG GTCAATATGGTGGTCATCATCAAGGCATGCCAGGTTATCTTCCTGGTGCTATGCCACCGTATGGTCAGGGACCGCCAATGGTGCCCCCTTACCAAGGTGGGCCTCCTCGACCTCCGATGGGAATGAGACCTCCTGTAATGTCGCAAGGTGGCCGTTACTGA
- the ZNF207 gene encoding BUB3-interacting and GLEBS motif-containing protein ZNF207 isoform X3, with protein MGRKKKKQLKPWCWYCNRDFDDEKILIQHQKAKHFKCHICHKKLYTGPGLAIHCMQVHKETIDAVPNAIPGRTDIELEIYGMEGIPEKDMDERRRLLEQKTQAESQKKKQQDDSDEYDDDDSAASTSFQPQPVQPQQGYIPPMAQPGLPPVPGAPGMPPGIPPLMPGVPPLMPGMPPVMPGMPPGMMPMGGMMPPGPGIPPLMPGMPPGMPPPVPRPGIPPMTQAQAVSAPGILNRPPAPTATVPAPQPPVTKPLFPSAGQMGTPVTSSSTASSNSESLSASSKALFPSTAQAQAAVQGPVGTDFKPLNSTPATTTEPPKPTFPAYTQSTASTTSTTNSTAAKPVTSITSKPATLTTTSATSKLIHPDEDISLEERRAQLPKYQRNLPRPGQAPIGNPPVGPIGGMMPPQPGIPQQQGMRPPMPPHGQYGGHHQGMPGYLPGAMPPYGQGPPMVPPYQGGPPRPPMGMRPPVMSQGGRY; from the exons ATGGGGCGCAAGAAGAAGAAGCAGCTGAAGCCGTGGTGCTG GTATTGTAATAGAGATTTTGATGATGAGAAGATCCTTATACAGCACCAAAAGGCAAAGCATTTTAAATGCCATATATGTCACAAGAAATTGTACACAGGACCTGGCTTAGCTATTCATTGCATGCAG gtTCATAAGGAGACAATAGATGCCGTACCAAACGCAATACCTGGGAGAACAGACATAGAGTTGGAGATATATGGTATGGAAGgtattccagaaaaagacatgGATGAAAGACGACGACTTCTTGAACAGAAAACGCAAG CAGAGAGtcaaaaaaagaagcaacaagATGATTCTGATGAATATGATGATGATGACTCAGCAGCTTCAACTTCATTTCAACCGCAACCTGTTCAACCTCAACAAGGTTATATCCCCCCAATGGCACAGCCAGGATTGCCACCAGTTCCAGGAGCCCCAGGGATGCCTCCAG GCATACCTCCATTAATGCCAGGTGTTCCTCCTCTGATGCCAGGAATGCCACCAGTTATGCCAGGCATGCCACCTGG AATGATGCCGATGGGTGGAATGATGCCACCTGGACCAGGAATACCACCTCTGATGCCTGGTATGCCACCAG GTATGCCCCCACCTGTTCCACGTCCTGGGATTCCTCCAATGACTCAAGCACAGGCCGTTTCAGCACCAGGTATTCTTAATAGACCACCTGCACCAACAGCAACAGTTCCTGCTCCACAGCCTCCAGTTACGAAGCCTCTTTTTCCCAGTGCTGGGCAG ATGGGGACACCTGTAACAAGCTCAAGTACAGCTTCATCCAATTCAGAAAGTCTGTCTGCATCTTCTAAAGCTCTGTTTCCTAGCACAGCACAA GCCCAGGCAGCTGTTCAAGGACCTGTTGGTACAGATTTCAAGCCCTTAAATAGTACCCCTGCAACAACTACAGAACCCCCAAAGCCTACATTCCCTGCTTATACACAGTCTACAGCTTCAACCACTAGTACAACAAATAGCACTGCAGCTAAACCAGTCACTTCAATAACAAGTAAGCCTGCCACACTTACAACAACCAGTGCAACCAGTAAGTTGATCCATCCAGATGAGGATATATCACTG GAAGAGAGAAGGGCACAGTTACCTAAATATCAGCGTAATCTTCCTCGACCAGGACAGGCCCCCATCGGTAATCCACCAGTTGGACCAATTGGAGGTATGATGCCACCACAGCCAGGCATCCCACAGCAACAAGGAATGAGACCCCCAATGCCACCTCATG GTCAATATGGTGGTCATCATCAAGGCATGCCAGGTTATCTTCCTGGTGCTATGCCACCGTATGGTCAGGGACCGCCAATGGTGCCCCCTTACCAAGGTGGGCCTCCTCGACCTCCGATGGGAATGAGACCTCCTGTAATGTCGCAAGGTGGCCGTTACTGA